The following proteins are co-located in the Vigna angularis cultivar LongXiaoDou No.4 chromosome 2, ASM1680809v1, whole genome shotgun sequence genome:
- the LOC108323062 gene encoding serine carboxypeptidase-like 25 has protein sequence MALFPSLSYLIHHFHNSFHSRSHTQPPVHTHFRFSFAHSSSHPFLHFHSPHQAMGKKQIFSHLFIWVVMILVGASCAKAGEEEEAVDRILALPGQPKVSFQQFSGYVTVNKVAGRALFYWLTEAAQNPLTKPLVIWLNGGPGCSSVAYGASEEIGPFRINKTASGLYINKFSWNTVANLLFLEAPAGVGFSYTNRSSDLLDTGDHRTAQDSLEFVLQWLERFPRYKHRELYITGESYAGHYVPQLAKEIMNHNAKSKHPINLKGIMVGNAVTDNYYDNLGTVTYWWSHAMISDQTYRQLMSTCDFHRQKESDECESVYSYAMDQEFGNIDQYNIYAPPCNNSDGSTSPTRHTMRLPHRPHKAFRHWSGYDPCTEKYAEIYYNRPDVQKALHANTTRIPYKWTACSEVLNRNWNDTDVSVLPIYRELIAHGIRVWVFSGDVDSVVPVTATRYALAQLKLSTKIPWYPWYVKNQVGGWTEVYEGVTFATVRGAGHEVPLFKPRAALQLFTSFLAGKPLPKS, from the exons ATGGCACTCTTCCCCTCTCTCTCCTATTTAATCCACCATTTTCATAACTCTTTTCACTCTCGCTCTCATACACAACCACCAGTTCATACACATTTTCGTTTCTCTTTTGCTCATTCTTCCTCACAcccttttcttcattttcactcaCCACACCAAGCCATGGGGAAAAAACAGATCTTTTCTCATCTCTTCATTTGGGTTGTAATGATCTTGGTCGGAGCCTCTTGTGCTAAAgcaggagaagaagaagaagctgttGATAGGATTTTGGCACTCCCTGGCCAGCCTAAGGTGTCATTTCAGCAATTTTCTGGCTATGTAACTGTCAACAAGGTTGCTGGTAGAGCTCTCTTTTACTGGCTCACTGAAGCTGCACAAAATCCTCTCACCAAACCTTTGGTCATTTGGCTCAATGGAG GTCCAGGATGTTCATCAGTGGCATATGGAGCATCTGAAGAGATTGGACCATTTAGAATAAACAAAACAGCTTCTGGGCTATACATTAACAAGTTTTCATGGAACACTGTGGCCAACCTCTTGTTCTTGGAAGCTCCGGCCGGCGTTGGCTTTTCCTACACCAACCGTTCCTCCGACCTCCTTGACACCGGCGACCACCGCACTG CTCAAGACTCTCTGGAATTTGTTCTCCAATGGCTGGAACGGTTCCCCCGTTACAAACACCGGGAACTTTATATCACTGGAGAGAGCTATGCAGGCCATTATGTTCCTCAATTAGCTAAGGAAATAATGAACCATAACGCAAAAAGCAAGCACCCCATTAATCTGAAAGGCATAATG GTAGGAAATGCAGTGACAGACAACTACTATGATAACTTGGGGACAGTGACATATTGGTGGAGCCATGCTATGATCTCGGACCAGACTTACCGGCAATTGATGAGTACATGTGATTTTCACCGGCAGAAGGAATCTGATGAGTGTGAGTCAGTGTATAGCTATGCCATGGATCAAGAATTCGGTAACATTGATCAGTACAACATCTATGCTCCTCCATGCAACAACTCTGATGGTAGTACCTCTCCCACCCGCCACACCATGCGCTTGCCTCACCGACCCCATAAG GCTTTTAGGCATTGGTCTGGCTATGATCCATGTACAGAAAAGTATGCAGAGATTTACTACAACAGACCTGATGTTCAGAAAGCCCTCCACGCTAACACAACTAGAATCCCTTATAAGTGGACTGCTTGCAG TGAGGTTTTGAATCGGAACTGGAATGATACAGATGTATCTGTTCTTCCCATTTATAGAGAGTTGATAGCTCACGGAATAAGAGTTTGGGTGTTCAG TGGGGACGTGGACTCAGTGGTACCTGTCACAGCAACAAGATATGCCCTTGCACAGCTTAAGTTGTCAACTAAAATACCATGGTATCCTTGGTATGTCAAAAATCAG GTTGGAGGGTGGACAGAGGTGTACGAAGGAGTAACATTTGCAACAGTGAGAGGAGCAGGGCATGAAGTGCCTCTATTCAAGCCAAGAGCAGCCCTTCAGTTATTCACATCATTCCTTGCAGGAAAGCCTCTTCCCAAGTCctga
- the LOC108323064 gene encoding exocyst complex component EXO70E2: protein MAVEESESAIGELEREENLIAAVRHIVKALGPNKTLTSDAKKILADLGTRLSSMSVPSEKEEGKQGQGGEGGNDHDGGADDDDDEEEEDDEGLNAIEERLNVIQEKIMRWEEDQSMIWDLGTEEASEYLNAANEARRLIEKLESLHLRKEDQEYEFLQRAYSVLQTAMARLEEEFSNLLIQNRQPFEPEYVSFRSSEEDVVDENSIISIGDESVEESLQRDSVSRASEEHIIDLVHPAVIPDLRCIANLLFASNYCQECSNAYIIVRRDALDECLFILEMERLSIEDVLKMQWGTLNSKIKRWIWAVKIFVRVYLASERWLSDQIFGEGEPVSLSCFVDASKASILQLLNFGEAMSIGPHQPEKLFRVLDMYEVLQDLMPDIDALYTDEVGSSVKIECHEVLKRLGDCVRATFFEFENAIATNASSTPFVGGGIHPLTKYVMNYLRTLTDYTDILNLLLKDQEEEESISLSPDMSPGTEEDSRSHGSPCRVSSMALHFRSLASILESNLEEKSKLYKEVSLQHLFLMNNLHYMAEKVKGSELRLVFGDEWIRKRNWKFQQHAMKYERASWSSILLLLKDEGILAPGTNSVSKSLLKERLRSFYLGFEDVYRIQTAWLIPDIQLREDLRISISLKVIQAYRTFVGRHNSHISDKIIKYSADDLENYLLDFFEGSQKWLQNPHRR, encoded by the coding sequence ATGGCTGTAGAGGAGTCTGAGTCTGCGATTGGAGAGCTAGAAAGAGAGGAGAACTTGATTGCTGCAGTAAGGCATATTGTGAAGGCACTAGGGCCGAATAAGACCCTTACCAGTGATGCCAAGAAAATTCTGGCAGATCTTGGGACCAGATTGTCTTCCATGTCCGTAcctagtgagaaggaggagggAAAACAAGGCCAAGGAGGGGAGGGCGGCAATGATCATGATGGTggtgctgatgatgatgatgatgaggaggaggaggatgaTGAGGGTCTTAATGCTATTGAAGAAAGACTTAATGTGATTCAGGAGAAAATTATGAGATGGGAGGAGGATCAGTCCATGATTTGGGATTTGGGAACTGAAGAAGCGTCTGAGTATCTGAATGCTGCTAACGAGGCCCGCAGGTTGATTGAGAAGTTGGAAAGCTTGCATTTGAGGAAAGAGGATCAGGAGTACGAGTTTCTGCAGAGGGCTTATAGTGTTCTTCAAACTGCTATGGCACGCCTTGAAGAAGAATTCAGTAACTTGCTTATCCAGAACAGGCAACCTTTTGAGCCTGAATATGTCTCTTTTCGTTCCAGTGAGGAAGATGTTGTTGATGAGAACTCCATAATCTCTATAGGTGATGAATCGGTTGAGGAATCACTTCAAAGAGATAGTGTCAGCAGAGCGTCTGAGGAGCATATCATTGATTTGGTTCATCCAGCCGTGATCCCGGATCTCAGGTGTATTGCAAACTTACTTTTTGCTTCAAATTATTGCCAGGAATGTTCCAATGCTTATATCATTGTCCGGAGGGATGCCCTAGACGAGTGCCTCTTCATTCTTGAAATGGAAAGGCTCAGCATCGAGGACGTTCTGAAAATGCAATGGGGTACTCTGAATTCCAAAATCAAAAGATGGATTTGGGCTGTCAAGATCTTTGTTAGGGTGTATCTTGCAAGTGAGAGGTGGCTCAGTGACCAGATTTTTGGGGAGGGTGAGCCTGTCAGTCTATCTTGTTTTGTTGATGCATCTAAGGCTTCGATATTGCAGCTTCTGAATTTCGGTGAAGCCATGTCCATTGGCCCTCACCAACCTGAGAAATTGTTCCGTGTTCTTGACATGTACGAGGTTCTGCAAGACCTTATGCCAGACATTGATGCTTTGTACACAGATGAGGTTGGTTCCTCGGTTAAAATTGAATGTCATGAAGTTCTGAAGAGACTAGGCGATTGTGTGAGGGCAacattttttgaatttgaaaatgccATTGCAACAAATGCATCATCAACCCCTTTTGTTGGTGGTGGGATACATCCTTTAACCAAATATGTTATGAATTATCTCAGAACCCTTACAGACTACACTGACATACTCAATCTACTTCTGAAGGACCAGGAAGAGGAAGAATCCATTTCGCTGTCACCTGACATGAGCCCTGGTACAGAAGAAGATAGCAGAAGCCATGGGTCTCCATGTAGAGTTTCCTCAATGGCCCTTCACTTCCGATCACTCGCATCTATCTTGGAAAGCAACCTTGAGGAGAAGTCTAAGTTATACAAAGAAGTCTCCTTGCAGCACTTGTTCTTGATGAACAACCTGCATTACATGGCTGAAAAGGTCAAGGGGTCTGAACTCAGGCTGGTGTTTGGAGATGAATGGATTCGAAAGCGCAATTGGAAGTTTCAGCAGCATGCAATGAAATATGAGAGGGCTAGTTGGAGTTCCATTCTTCTCTTACTAAAGGATGAAGGGATTCTTGCTCCGGGTACAAATTCGGTCTCAAAAAGTCTTCTTAAAGAGAGGCTACGAAGCTTCTACCTTGGTTTTGAGGATGTTTACAGGATCCAGACAGCTTGGCTTATCCCAGATATTCAGCTTCGCGAAGATTTACGGATTTCTATATCTCTCAAAGTAATCCAAGCTTATAGAACTTTTGTTGGAAGGCATAACAGTCACATAAGTGACAAAATCATTAAGTACAGTGCTGATGATTTAGAAAACTACCTTTTGGATTTCTTTGAAGGATCTCAAAAGTGGTTGCAAAATCCTCATAGAAGGTAG